TGCCACTGGGATAGGTAACCCAAAAATCATTGGAACCAGTACCAATGCTGTGTACCGGAGTATAGTTGTTTATCCATGAGAGATCGTGTGCATCATTGTCGGGAATATCATTTGTGCATCCTGGTAATAACAGCACACTACTCATTATAAAAAAAAATATTACAAACATGTATGCTCTATTTTTCTTCATATTTTTAATTTCTCCAGTACGGTTTTTTCGACTTTGGCGATATCTGTTTCATCAAGCTTAAAATCTGATGATTTTTTGATACCTAAATCTGTGACAACAACATGTACAGTTACTGGGCAATCAGCATGCTCCAAGGTTTTCCTTGCACAATGTACCGGACATCCATCGATTGCAACAACCTTTTTTACTTCCCGTGTTGCCTCTGCAAAACCACTGATATGCCCACCAATTCCTGCGAGACAATACATCTTCCCAATATTTTTTGTTGTTAATCGTTTTCCTACCTCATTTGCAATTTGACCAACATTAGAACCACCGGAACACGGAAAAAACAAAACATCGTTTGTCTTACATAAACAGGTACTATCAGCCATAGTAAGTCACCAACTACTTAGGACAACATTGAATATTACTTTTCATCAGTTCTTTATAATCTGAGAGTACATCATGAACCCAGCAGTCATCATTACCAGCACTTTCACGAAACACCAACGCCATAATATATGCAAGCTCTTTCAACGTAGCACCTGCTTCAAGAGCACCTTTGAAATGTTTCCGAACACAGGGTGCAGAACGCCCTTTGATCGCTAGTGCAAAACAGATAAGTTGGTAGGTTTTTTCATCAATCGAACGTTTTGCTTTATAC
The nucleotide sequence above comes from Candidatus Thermoplasmatota archaeon. Encoded proteins:
- a CDS encoding putative zinc-binding protein — encoded protein: MADSTCLCKTNDVLFFPCSGGSNVGQIANEVGKRLTTKNIGKMYCLAGIGGHISGFAEATREVKKVVAIDGCPVHCARKTLEHADCPVTVHVVVTDLGIKKSSDFKLDETDIAKVEKTVLEKLKI
- a CDS encoding carboxymuconolactone decarboxylase family protein; its protein translation is MRLLEEWFPEFSQEFDKIDSMYKAKRSIDEKTYQLICFALAIKGRSAPCVRKHFKGALEAGATLKELAYIMALVFRESAGNDDCWVHDVLSDYKELMKSNIQCCPK